The following proteins come from a genomic window of Paenibacillus spongiae:
- a CDS encoding ABC transporter substrate-binding protein: protein MKKSMTLLMAVIMVVTLLAGCSGGNKAGNDGKGGNAGNNGNTADQGNKSGNKNAGANAGTEGKTNNAAKDEVYPENGLSKSEKVTLKVGFWENGGGRSWMDTAVKKFTEKYPNVSFDITSTPTLETILEPMIAAGDDEEMFDLFFPRFTAAGQGEKLIEAGKIEPQDDLWDRVLPDETDKTLRSVISDDMFEAVKFKGMTSRVPVGGYTAGLFFDQNLFDKHGWNKNPSTWDEFVALLGDIKSKDIIPITFPGVYAGYLTNYTFDLLPFGLAQGEGKFDAYLDNFRNYNGPQLTTDYSKEEWNRLYDLGKKGYFPQGVAALNHTQSQMQVLQHKAALVSTGDWVGNEMKNSTPEGFKWGFMAIPATNDKNQTIFINSGVTDIGFSIWKNKPENVKKWAKEFILSLYSFEIQEILASEAGAFPARLDFGDDPARIAKLQPAPAAVMEYATKHDVKYISFRRNFSLMSPESAQSSKLVSEMITAVASGKKDPLPVLEEAEKLLQKSVEKDRPK from the coding sequence ATGAAAAAATCGATGACTTTGTTAATGGCCGTGATCATGGTCGTTACCCTGCTGGCCGGATGCTCGGGAGGCAATAAGGCCGGTAATGACGGGAAGGGCGGTAATGCCGGCAATAACGGGAATACCGCTGACCAAGGAAACAAGAGCGGCAATAAGAATGCGGGTGCGAATGCCGGTACGGAAGGCAAGACGAATAACGCCGCGAAGGATGAGGTCTATCCGGAGAACGGCTTATCGAAGAGCGAGAAGGTTACGCTGAAGGTCGGGTTCTGGGAAAACGGCGGCGGGCGCTCCTGGATGGATACGGCCGTGAAGAAGTTTACGGAGAAGTATCCGAACGTCTCCTTCGACATCACCTCGACACCGACGCTGGAAACGATCCTTGAGCCGATGATTGCCGCAGGCGATGACGAGGAAATGTTCGACCTGTTCTTCCCGAGATTCACGGCGGCCGGCCAGGGAGAGAAATTAATCGAAGCGGGCAAGATCGAGCCGCAGGACGATCTGTGGGACCGTGTCCTGCCGGACGAAACCGACAAGACGCTCCGGTCCGTCATTTCCGATGACATGTTCGAAGCGGTTAAGTTCAAAGGAATGACAAGCCGGGTACCGGTAGGCGGCTATACAGCCGGGCTGTTCTTCGACCAGAACCTGTTCGACAAGCATGGCTGGAACAAGAATCCGAGCACATGGGATGAATTTGTTGCCCTGCTGGGCGACATTAAATCGAAGGATATAATCCCCATTACGTTCCCGGGTGTGTACGCAGGCTATCTGACAAACTATACGTTCGATCTTCTGCCGTTTGGCTTGGCCCAGGGAGAGGGCAAATTCGATGCCTATCTCGATAATTTCCGCAATTATAACGGCCCGCAGTTAACGACGGATTACAGTAAGGAAGAGTGGAACCGTCTATACGATCTAGGCAAGAAGGGATATTTCCCGCAAGGGGTTGCAGCGCTTAACCATACCCAGTCCCAAATGCAGGTGCTGCAGCACAAGGCTGCGCTCGTGTCTACGGGCGATTGGGTCGGCAATGAGATGAAGAATAGCACGCCGGAAGGCTTCAAGTGGGGCTTTATGGCCATTCCTGCTACGAATGACAAGAATCAAACGATATTCATCAACTCCGGCGTAACCGATATCGGATTCAGCATATGGAAGAACAAGCCGGAGAATGTGAAGAAGTGGGCGAAGGAATTCATCCTAAGCCTGTACAGCTTTGAAATCCAGGAGATTCTTGCATCCGAAGCGGGAGCCTTCCCTGCCCGCCTTGATTTCGGCGACGATCCGGCGCGCATTGCCAAGCTTCAGCCGGCTCCTGCGGCAGTCATGGAGTATGCGACGAAGCACGATGTGAAGTATATTTCCTTCCGCCGTAATTTCAGCTTGATGAGTCCGGAATCCGCCCAATCGTCGAAGCTCGTATCGGAAATGATTACGGCGGTAGCGTCTGGGAAGAAAGATCCGCTGCCGGTGTTGGAGGAAGCCGAGAAGCTGCTTCAGAAGAGCGTCGAGAAGGATCGGCCGAAGTGA
- a CDS encoding carbohydrate ABC transporter permease, whose product MAAEAKQVAASIRKRAVSDKIKRQKLIFLVLAIVPSFGGYLLFTLYPNLLSIYYSLLNWDGLSEPEFVGFSNYKFMISDQFVWRALYHNLLYMIVVPFAILFISLLLAYLLNNKPYRENGFYKVLYFFTNILSTVVVALLWSFIFDGSFGLLNGILELVGIPAEGFYWLGDTRTALWALVVPMVWSGVGLYTVIFMNAISGIPKSIYEAAVIEGARPMQILFKVTIPLIRGVIRVCALFVVLGTIKGFEMIMVMTNGGPEGSTDVIGLYMFNMAFGKDYHNYGYASAIGMVLFLILVAAKLILDKYYPDEGVEF is encoded by the coding sequence GTGGCGGCAGAAGCGAAGCAAGTCGCGGCAAGCATACGCAAACGGGCGGTTTCGGACAAAATAAAACGGCAAAAGCTGATCTTCCTCGTTCTTGCCATCGTACCCTCGTTTGGCGGATATCTATTATTTACGCTATACCCCAATTTATTGTCGATCTATTATTCCTTGTTGAATTGGGACGGCTTAAGCGAGCCGGAGTTCGTCGGGTTCAGCAACTATAAGTTCATGATAAGCGATCAATTCGTATGGCGGGCGCTGTATCACAATTTGCTTTATATGATCGTCGTGCCGTTTGCCATCCTTTTTATATCGCTCCTGCTGGCCTATTTGCTGAATAATAAGCCATACAGAGAGAACGGATTCTACAAGGTTCTCTATTTCTTTACGAATATTCTCTCGACTGTCGTCGTCGCGTTGCTATGGTCGTTTATATTCGACGGCAGCTTCGGGTTGTTGAATGGCATCTTGGAATTAGTGGGCATACCGGCAGAAGGGTTCTATTGGCTGGGCGATACCCGAACGGCGCTGTGGGCGTTAGTCGTTCCGATGGTGTGGAGCGGAGTCGGACTCTATACGGTCATCTTCATGAATGCGATCAGCGGGATTCCGAAATCGATCTATGAGGCTGCGGTTATCGAGGGCGCCCGTCCGATGCAAATCCTGTTCAAAGTGACGATTCCGTTAATACGAGGGGTCATCCGGGTCTGCGCCTTGTTCGTCGTGCTGGGCACGATAAAGGGCTTCGAGATGATTATGGTCATGACGAACGGCGGGCCGGAGGGCTCGACCGATGTGATCGGGCTTTACATGTTCAATATGGCCTTCGGCAAGGATTATCACAATTATGGGTACGCCTCCGCAATCGGCATGGTTCTATTCCTGATTCTCGTTGCGGCTAAACTCATCCTCGATAAATATTACCCGGACGAAGGAGTCGAATTCTGA
- a CDS encoding carbohydrate ABC transporter permease — MSQIIAKKVAIIERRRSVMDLIWRVLLFLWGLSIIFPVVWILVQSLRSNADFFQNIWGVPTQFQWRNYYEAWTGYNIGKSMLNTLYYVGVGLVLGTFLTALNAYALTRITFRGRKLIWSIIMLSLFLPGINALIPQYILMKTLHLTNNLTGLIVLDSFGENVFFLMLLGGFMSSLPKDLEESGYVDGATLFQVFWRIIVPLSTPGIVTVAIFKFLGLYNNFLGPFIYLSDPAKYTIGVNMYQANMRMSYTADWVTMFAGVMIVMVPSIIIYILFQRRIMEGATLGATKG; from the coding sequence TTGTCCCAAATCATTGCGAAGAAGGTGGCCATAATCGAAAGGCGTCGTTCCGTGATGGACCTCATATGGCGGGTACTGCTTTTTCTATGGGGACTGTCCATTATTTTTCCGGTGGTATGGATCCTAGTCCAGTCGCTAAGATCGAATGCGGATTTCTTCCAAAATATTTGGGGGGTTCCGACTCAATTCCAGTGGCGCAATTATTATGAAGCCTGGACGGGCTACAATATTGGCAAATCGATGCTCAACACGCTGTATTACGTGGGGGTAGGGCTGGTGTTGGGCACATTCCTGACGGCGCTTAATGCGTATGCGTTAACGCGGATCACGTTCAGAGGCAGGAAGCTGATCTGGTCGATTATCATGCTGTCGTTATTCCTGCCGGGCATCAATGCGCTCATCCCGCAGTACATCCTTATGAAAACGCTTCATCTGACCAACAACCTGACCGGGCTCATCGTGCTGGACAGCTTCGGAGAGAACGTCTTCTTCCTGATGCTGCTCGGCGGGTTCATGTCCTCGCTGCCGAAGGATCTGGAGGAAAGCGGTTATGTGGACGGGGCGACGCTGTTCCAGGTGTTCTGGCGAATTATCGTCCCTCTCTCGACCCCCGGCATCGTCACGGTAGCCATCTTCAAATTTCTCGGGCTGTACAACAACTTTCTGGGGCCGTTTATTTATCTGAGCGATCCCGCGAAATATACGATCGGCGTCAATATGTACCAAGCCAATATGAGAATGAGCTATACGGCCGATTGGGTGACCATGTTTGCTGGCGTCATGATTGTCATGGTGCCATCAATCATCATCTATATCTTGTTTCAACGGCGGATTATGGAGGGGGCGACGCTTGGGGCGACGAAGGGCTAA
- a CDS encoding glycoside hydrolase domain-containing protein: MARLSARFKSGMIWILMVCLIIPYMAGGEAAKAEAAAPENWIINPGFENVSDGRPVGWGHSAGQWGVDFGISTEQARTGTYSAFINHSTGDGLPNIIALEKLSIQDSEEYVFSAWLKVEDKSMTGTPMLNMDFYGDEINEVTGDTWIGSKNQPLAKGEITGDWQQLTYRFTPLPGSNKVVIYLMVAGGTGKVYFDDASFLPAAAEPEPELGPYQIWTGPNTVNMTRTAKPLASTDLKLDMAKREYQSGQVFVTAQDGRAEITSAFISDLTSGEAVIPSSSVQILVQHYVKIDKNSNGAYQPGEYPDALIPLDAFMSVHGKVNVKQGQNQSIWFTVKTEETTPAGIYQGTITLTVNGETKAVPVEVRVRDFAIPEENHAETAFAIWGGDMLLAGHPGIANNSDAYWELMRNYYEFMLDYHVTPTALPIPTDDYVQYVKDAEPYINDPRVSAYNLPYTIGDLDDPVNGRAAMLIKDLKAKGLLDKAYYYLGGEIDEPTPAMFPKVIERSEQIKAIEPTLRHLVTTGINPELSAAVNTFTPLFNEFNTESYLHAAHEHQANGGHIWWYGCVAPKNPYPTYHIDDDIIGARLVPWMQRSYGIEGNLYWSVNIFKKYDGTKYIDRDIWNDSFAFPGANGDGYLLYPGTKYGINGPIATLRLQTIRDGNQDYEYLWLLEQKINQAAENLNVNVTVNDILKPYYDRLFTDVKTFTKDVNVLQSVRSEVADMIEQLDQDPKALILLSNHATDASKRDITIYAAKGTEVSVDGQAVAAETITDNETADQYKTAVSVVPGTNEITVVLKKDGRELTVKKQVVVKSRAIEPIMKKTVINNFSDEQSLAGIVKEYRVTIEGTSDDHAPGGGKSLKVKIPYLEGEAYPGIRLPVAAGLKDFSEADSLELDVYNDSSQTMNLFAKFFDAQGKPSDHKIGTLLPGANHLALPLAQLGQIDKKNIASILFWTLSGSSEVTFYFSDVHLMGVDKEAMKTFQIRYTPIVPDLSGRLDGAVWKLDKQLAYTTGNTEINAAYDLKYNDTYLYIGVDVTDNEVVNGNAADPWDDDSVEVYLDGIGAKGVYNEHTVRYVFRYDDDQVHAYGLLNQQTGGILHQSDRTADGYAMKIAIPWRVIGTSPSNGDVISFTMHVNDAGHGKRSLTQDISADATSSEHWADRVFVNEKVTYAMDSIADDRVVINGKPDESFWNLDYNLGQQTFGFTVDKQNAAKLGLRWSPSHLYAAFDVTDSLVHAPKVKPVWEETSVELFIDGKFIQGPRDAFSPQYTIRFGDDTVYLNGAAKDDKQGIVHQTVKTDKGYQVEMAIPWEAIGITAEEGQWMGIASHVNFYQESGGAVLGLTENGISDVSNTANYLAFQLRSSMPEPVPVAAIAVTGAGNAGTIAQKNGTLQMEAAVTPANADVKTVSWAVFSEDGRSATDLAVITPAGLLGAKKNGKVRVVATAQDGSGVQGYAIITIGGQTTDPGTYYPGTVTGTVTGPTEEKNTEAAVRIENGTAIVTMEADRTTVSIPIAKLLGNPVRVEAGGAVITIDPAVWKDLIAQSDSEKAVIRLSIVPVDDSEVNPSAGAGAGRLQLASQAYDIHMVLKTADGKEIPLSQAAGGVKLELPYRSNGADEGLLGIYHYNEATQRWEYVGGKVNAKDGLVEVRLDHLSRYAVLSYSKRFADVPSGHWAYRTLQLLSAKHIVTGVTDEEFKPGNRTTRAEFVTLLVRALNLTEQGGELPFTDVPENAWYKDQLSAAYSAGLIQGINEHTFHPEGSITREEMAVLLVRAYESLIEGKERSAGDQAAVYADQNQISPWAEESIHKAAIQGLMIGQAGERFAPNDNATRAECAKAVYNLMKAAGLL, encoded by the coding sequence ATGGCAAGGTTGTCTGCTCGGTTTAAGAGCGGGATGATATGGATATTGATGGTCTGCCTGATCATCCCCTACATGGCCGGAGGAGAGGCGGCGAAGGCCGAAGCTGCTGCTCCGGAGAATTGGATTATAAATCCCGGATTCGAAAATGTAAGCGATGGAAGGCCGGTCGGCTGGGGGCATTCAGCCGGTCAATGGGGCGTTGACTTCGGCATAAGCACGGAGCAGGCCCGTACTGGAACGTACAGTGCGTTCATCAATCATTCGACAGGCGACGGGCTGCCCAATATAATCGCGCTGGAGAAGCTGTCGATTCAAGATTCGGAGGAGTATGTGTTCTCGGCTTGGCTGAAGGTAGAAGACAAGTCGATGACCGGAACGCCGATGCTCAACATGGATTTCTACGGCGATGAGATTAACGAAGTGACAGGCGATACATGGATCGGCTCCAAGAACCAGCCTTTGGCAAAAGGGGAGATCACGGGCGATTGGCAGCAGCTCACCTATCGATTCACTCCGCTGCCGGGCTCGAACAAGGTCGTCATTTACTTGATGGTAGCCGGGGGAACAGGCAAAGTTTATTTTGACGACGCCTCCTTCCTGCCTGCTGCCGCCGAGCCGGAGCCGGAATTGGGGCCTTATCAGATCTGGACGGGTCCAAATACGGTGAATATGACCCGGACGGCGAAGCCGCTCGCATCGACGGATCTGAAGCTGGATATGGCGAAGCGCGAATACCAGAGCGGGCAAGTGTTTGTCACCGCACAGGATGGAAGGGCGGAAATCACAAGTGCCTTTATATCGGATTTAACTTCCGGGGAAGCCGTTATCCCGAGCAGCAGCGTGCAAATTTTAGTCCAGCATTATGTGAAAATCGACAAGAACTCCAACGGCGCCTATCAACCGGGCGAATACCCGGATGCACTGATTCCGCTTGATGCGTTTATGTCGGTGCATGGCAAGGTAAACGTCAAGCAAGGGCAGAACCAGTCGATCTGGTTCACCGTCAAGACGGAAGAGACGACGCCGGCCGGGATTTATCAAGGGACGATTACATTAACCGTCAACGGGGAAACGAAAGCCGTTCCCGTTGAAGTAAGGGTAAGAGACTTTGCGATTCCGGAAGAAAACCACGCTGAAACCGCATTTGCGATTTGGGGAGGCGATATGCTGCTTGCAGGCCACCCCGGAATTGCCAACAACTCGGATGCGTACTGGGAGCTCATGCGGAATTATTACGAATTCATGCTCGACTACCATGTTACGCCTACTGCGCTGCCAATCCCCACCGACGATTACGTCCAATACGTCAAGGATGCAGAACCTTATATTAACGATCCGCGAGTATCCGCCTATAACCTGCCCTATACGATTGGAGACTTGGATGACCCGGTCAACGGCAGAGCGGCCATGCTGATCAAGGATCTGAAGGCGAAAGGGCTGCTCGACAAGGCGTATTATTATTTGGGCGGCGAGATCGATGAACCGACTCCGGCCATGTTTCCGAAGGTGATCGAGCGGAGTGAGCAGATCAAAGCGATCGAACCGACGCTGCGGCATCTGGTTACGACAGGCATTAACCCCGAATTGAGTGCGGCGGTGAACACGTTCACTCCGTTATTCAATGAGTTTAATACCGAAAGCTATTTGCATGCGGCCCATGAGCATCAGGCGAATGGCGGCCATATCTGGTGGTACGGGTGCGTCGCGCCCAAGAACCCTTATCCGACGTATCATATCGACGACGATATTATCGGAGCCCGGCTCGTGCCTTGGATGCAGCGTTCGTACGGCATTGAAGGGAATCTGTACTGGTCGGTCAATATTTTCAAGAAATATGACGGCACCAAATATATCGACCGCGATATATGGAATGATTCGTTTGCTTTCCCAGGGGCGAATGGCGACGGATATCTGCTGTATCCGGGTACGAAATACGGCATCAACGGGCCAATCGCCACACTGCGCTTGCAGACGATCCGGGACGGCAACCAAGATTACGAATATTTATGGCTGCTAGAACAAAAGATCAATCAGGCAGCCGAGAACCTGAATGTCAATGTGACAGTGAACGATATCTTGAAGCCTTACTACGATCGGCTGTTCACGGATGTCAAAACCTTCACGAAAGATGTTAATGTGCTACAGTCGGTACGCAGCGAAGTGGCTGATATGATCGAGCAGCTGGATCAAGATCCGAAGGCGCTCATCCTTCTTAGCAATCATGCCACCGATGCGTCGAAGCGTGATATCACGATTTATGCTGCCAAAGGCACGGAGGTTTCCGTCGACGGTCAAGCGGTTGCCGCAGAGACCATTACGGATAATGAGACGGCTGATCAGTACAAGACTGCCGTTAGCGTCGTTCCGGGCACGAACGAAATTACAGTCGTACTGAAGAAGGATGGCCGGGAGCTGACCGTGAAGAAGCAGGTGGTCGTCAAGTCGCGGGCGATCGAGCCGATTATGAAGAAGACCGTGATCAACAATTTCAGCGATGAGCAATCATTAGCGGGAATCGTGAAGGAATACAGGGTTACGATCGAAGGGACATCCGACGATCATGCTCCGGGCGGCGGCAAGTCGCTGAAAGTTAAGATTCCATATCTGGAAGGCGAGGCTTATCCAGGCATCCGTCTGCCGGTTGCCGCAGGGTTGAAGGATTTCTCTGAAGCGGATTCGTTAGAGCTCGATGTATATAATGATTCGAGCCAGACGATGAATCTGTTCGCGAAATTTTTCGATGCGCAGGGCAAGCCTTCCGATCACAAAATCGGAACGCTTCTGCCGGGAGCCAATCATCTGGCGCTGCCGCTTGCACAGCTTGGCCAGATCGACAAGAAGAATATAGCCTCGATTCTGTTCTGGACGTTATCAGGTTCGTCCGAGGTCACGTTCTATTTCAGCGATGTTCACCTTATGGGCGTCGATAAAGAGGCGATGAAGACCTTCCAGATCCGCTATACCCCTATCGTTCCGGATTTGTCCGGCAGACTGGACGGCGCCGTCTGGAAGCTGGATAAACAGCTGGCTTATACAACCGGGAATACGGAAATTAACGCCGCCTACGATCTCAAATACAACGATACTTATTTATATATTGGTGTCGATGTGACCGACAATGAAGTCGTGAACGGGAATGCTGCAGACCCGTGGGACGATGATTCAGTGGAGGTCTATCTGGATGGCATCGGGGCAAAGGGAGTCTATAACGAGCATACGGTCAGGTATGTGTTCCGGTATGATGACGACCAAGTCCATGCTTATGGGCTGCTCAATCAGCAGACCGGCGGTATTCTGCATCAGTCCGACCGTACGGCTGACGGCTACGCCATGAAAATCGCGATACCTTGGCGCGTAATCGGGACCAGCCCATCTAATGGCGACGTCATCAGCTTTACGATGCATGTGAATGATGCCGGCCATGGCAAGAGGAGCTTGACGCAGGATATTTCGGCCGACGCCACGTCCTCGGAGCATTGGGCGGACAGAGTGTTCGTCAATGAAAAAGTAACCTACGCTATGGACAGCATTGCGGATGATCGGGTTGTCATCAACGGCAAGCCGGATGAATCGTTCTGGAATTTGGACTACAATCTCGGACAGCAGACTTTTGGATTCACGGTTGATAAGCAAAATGCGGCAAAGCTGGGCCTCCGTTGGAGTCCGAGTCATCTATACGCTGCGTTCGATGTGACGGACAGCCTGGTGCACGCGCCGAAAGTAAAGCCGGTCTGGGAAGAGACTAGCGTGGAGCTGTTCATTGACGGGAAATTTATTCAAGGACCTCGCGACGCGTTCTCGCCGCAGTATACCATTCGCTTCGGAGACGATACGGTCTATCTGAATGGCGCCGCCAAGGACGATAAACAAGGGATTGTTCACCAGACCGTTAAGACGGATAAAGGTTATCAGGTCGAGATGGCCATCCCTTGGGAGGCGATCGGCATTACGGCCGAAGAGGGACAATGGATGGGCATTGCTTCCCATGTCAACTTTTATCAGGAGTCAGGCGGGGCCGTATTGGGATTAACGGAGAACGGGATCAGCGACGTGTCGAATACGGCTAATTATCTGGCCTTCCAGCTGCGGAGCAGCATGCCGGAACCGGTGCCTGTGGCTGCTATTGCGGTAACGGGGGCGGGTAATGCCGGCACGATCGCCCAGAAGAACGGGACGCTGCAGATGGAGGCAGCCGTAACGCCTGCGAATGCGGATGTGAAAACCGTGTCGTGGGCGGTGTTCAGCGAGGACGGCCGTTCCGCGACGGATCTGGCGGTGATTACGCCTGCCGGTCTGCTCGGCGCAAAGAAGAACGGCAAGGTAAGGGTTGTAGCGACCGCGCAGGACGGTTCGGGCGTCCAAGGGTATGCGATCATTACGATCGGCGGGCAGACGACAGATCCGGGAACTTATTATCCGGGGACGGTCACAGGGACGGTAACGGGACCAACCGAAGAGAAGAATACGGAAGCAGCTGTCCGTATTGAGAACGGCACCGCGATCGTGACAATGGAAGCAGACCGGACGACGGTTTCTATCCCTATTGCCAAGCTGCTGGGGAATCCGGTCCGAGTGGAAGCAGGCGGAGCGGTGATTACGATTGATCCGGCGGTATGGAAGGACTTGATCGCACAGTCTGACAGCGAGAAGGCCGTTATCCGCCTATCCATTGTTCCGGTGGACGATTCGGAAGTGAATCCATCTGCGGGTGCAGGAGCGGGACGTCTGCAGCTGGCCAGTCAGGCGTACGATATTCATATGGTGTTAAAGACGGCCGATGGCAAGGAAATCCCGCTCAGTCAGGCGGCAGGCGGGGTTAAGCTCGAGCTGCCCTATCGCTCGAATGGTGCCGATGAAGGCTTATTGGGCATCTATCATTATAATGAAGCGACCCAACGGTGGGAGTACGTGGGCGGCAAGGTCAATGCCAAGGACGGCTTGGTCGAGGTGCGGCTGGATCATCTGAGCCGGTATGCCGTGCTCTCCTACAGCAAGCGGTTTGCCGACGTGCCGAGCGGCCACTGGGCCTATCGCACGCTTCAGCTCTTATCGGCCAAACATATTGTGACCGGCGTTACGGATGAAGAATTTAAACCAGGAAACCGGACGACGCGGGCGGAATTCGTCACGCTGCTGGTTCGGGCCTTGAATTTGACAGAGCAGGGCGGAGAACTGCCGTTCACGGATGTACCGGAAAACGCATGGTATAAAGATCAGCTGAGCGCAGCGTACAGCGCGGGACTCATCCAAGGGATTAACGAACATACGTTCCATCCGGAAGGTTCGATAACCCGGGAGGAAATGGCTGTTTTGCTCGTCAGGGCTTATGAATCGCTGATTGAAGGGAAGGAACGATCTGCCGGCGATCAGGCTGCGGTCTATGCGGATCAAAACCAAATCTCGCCTTGGGCGGAGGAGTCGATTCATAAGGCAGCCATCCAGGGTCTGATGATCGGTCAAGCGGGTGAGAGGTTCGCGCCCAACGACAATGCAACAAGAGCGGAATGCGCGAAGGCTGTCTATAATTTGATGAAAGCCGCCGGGCTGCTCTAA
- a CDS encoding Gfo/Idh/MocA family protein: MSILRFVVAGTGWVAGEYLKAIQARKDAEVYGVVSQSAERARQRLAELSIDARVFERYEDAVQDPNVDAVVLCSTPELRPEQTVLAARHDKHIVLEKPLAMNRTALLEMADAIESAAIKTVAGFVLRWNPSFRSTKALIEDDAIGRVFMAQIDYWHHVGPQYPQYRWSKSKALGGSSMLSAGCHAVDAVRYFAGDIEEVTAYGCRTWADSDYEFDANAIAIFKLKSGGIGKVSSSLECKTPYKFNVHLLGEKGAILNNQLFSHKLPGQVDYATIPTILPDSGDVSHHPFADEIDDFINSIRSNTKTRCDFMDALQSMEVCFAIDESIASGRSVQVPDWRSQVGAN; this comes from the coding sequence ATGTCAATCTTACGGTTTGTCGTCGCAGGTACCGGTTGGGTAGCCGGTGAGTATTTGAAAGCGATTCAAGCCCGGAAGGATGCGGAGGTTTACGGTGTGGTCAGCCAAAGTGCGGAGCGCGCCCGGCAGCGGCTCGCGGAATTGTCGATCGATGCGCGTGTGTTCGAGCGTTATGAGGATGCGGTACAGGACCCTAATGTCGATGCGGTCGTCCTATGCTCGACGCCAGAGCTCCGCCCCGAGCAGACGGTTCTGGCTGCCCGTCACGACAAGCATATCGTGCTGGAGAAGCCGCTTGCGATGAATCGTACGGCTCTGCTGGAGATGGCCGATGCTATCGAGTCCGCGGCAATCAAGACAGTAGCCGGATTCGTGCTTCGCTGGAATCCGTCATTCCGGAGCACGAAGGCTCTCATAGAGGATGATGCGATCGGCCGCGTGTTTATGGCTCAGATTGACTATTGGCATCATGTCGGTCCGCAATATCCCCAATACCGCTGGAGCAAGAGCAAGGCGCTCGGCGGCAGCAGCATGCTGTCGGCCGGCTGCCATGCCGTAGACGCCGTCCGATATTTTGCCGGCGATATTGAAGAGGTAACCGCTTATGGCTGCCGGACGTGGGCGGATAGCGACTATGAGTTCGACGCCAATGCGATTGCCATTTTCAAATTGAAGAGCGGCGGCATTGGCAAGGTATCCTCATCCTTGGAATGCAAAACACCTTACAAGTTCAATGTACACCTGTTGGGCGAGAAGGGTGCTATTCTGAATAACCAGCTGTTCAGCCATAAGCTGCCGGGCCAAGTTGACTACGCGACGATTCCGACCATCCTGCCGGACAGCGGGGATGTGTCGCACCATCCATTTGCCGACGAGATCGACGACTTCATCAACTCGATCCGCAGCAACACGAAGACACGCTGCGATTTCATGGATGCTCTGCAATCCATGGAGGTTTGCTTCGCGATTGACGAGTCGATCGCCAGCGGCCGCAGCGTCCAAGTACCCGATTGGCGCAGCCAAGTCGGGGCAAACTAA
- a CDS encoding AraC family transcriptional regulator, producing MMDDKRRLWKEFINATRFQVWTAEYTKVSRSWRGLDFVPDFNRFYLIEEGEGMVRIEDTELHPVKGQLVFMPAGVRQSYSTISDHTYSKYWCHFTATVGDLRLFDVMDTPNLLTIKDPAAWNHWVSLFQTLIEAMDSHQLSAGFRMNAVMMEMMASFVEQAEDVTFNRSSTIVDKMYTVLRYMEQRLSEHMTIEELAGLVHYHPNYFIQVFKQFTGRTPVQYLNAMRVERAKHWLSATPMTVSDVAEKVGMTLFYFSRLFRDHTGFTPSAYRQMNKPQ from the coding sequence ATGATGGATGACAAACGACGTTTGTGGAAAGAATTCATAAATGCTACGCGATTTCAGGTTTGGACGGCCGAATATACGAAAGTGTCGAGATCCTGGCGCGGTCTTGATTTCGTTCCGGATTTCAACCGTTTCTATCTCATCGAAGAGGGAGAGGGAATGGTTCGCATTGAGGATACCGAGCTGCATCCGGTCAAAGGCCAGCTTGTCTTCATGCCGGCCGGCGTCCGGCAAAGCTACTCCACGATCAGCGACCATACTTACAGCAAGTACTGGTGCCATTTCACCGCGACAGTCGGCGATCTTCGCCTGTTTGACGTGATGGATACGCCAAACTTGCTTACCATCAAGGACCCTGCGGCCTGGAACCATTGGGTATCCCTGTTCCAGACTTTAATTGAAGCGATGGACAGCCATCAGCTGTCCGCCGGATTCCGCATGAATGCCGTTATGATGGAAATGATGGCCAGCTTTGTCGAGCAAGCCGAAGATGTCACATTCAATCGTTCCTCCACGATTGTCGACAAGATGTATACGGTATTGCGTTATATGGAGCAGCGGCTCTCCGAGCATATGACGATCGAAGAACTGGCCGGGCTGGTTCATTATCACCCCAACTACTTCATTCAGGTGTTCAAGCAGTTCACCGGCCGTACGCCCGTCCAATATTTGAATGCCATGCGCGTAGAGCGTGCGAAGCACTGGCTGTCGGCAACACCGATGACCGTCTCCGATGTCGCGGAGAAGGTGGGCATGACGCTGTTCTATTTCTCCCGATTGTTCCGTGACCATACCGGCTTCACGCCATCCGCATACCGCCAGATGAACAAGCCCCAATAA
- a CDS encoding aspartyl-phosphate phosphatase Spo0E family protein yields the protein MKDKTKLLDELHALRLKLLETAEARGSLTDPEVLAISEAADQLIVSLQQLQKEELNRIRSADQYPSPS from the coding sequence ATGAAAGACAAAACTAAACTACTCGACGAGCTGCATGCGCTTCGCTTAAAACTGCTGGAAACCGCGGAAGCGCGGGGCAGCCTGACCGACCCGGAAGTGCTTGCTATTAGCGAAGCGGCCGATCAACTGATTGTTTCCTTGCAGCAGCTACAGAAAGAAGAGCTGAATCGGATCCGATCAGCAGATCAGTATCCTTCTCCGTCATAA